TCTCATTGAAGATGAGCACCTGTAAAGAATTAGCTAAGATAATGAAGCCCCTGAGTGACAGATGGGCATTAAGATCTAAAGGGTTAAAGCAAGGGGACACAACAgttctaaataaaatatgagtgGCCACAGGCATTTTGCCAGATGCTATGAAGCCTGCTTCTGAAGaatactcccagtggcctcaaagttggtgcttatttttgaattcctggtttggaagcaATTTTTGGTTGATTAAAagtcaggtgtactgccaaacagatcctcttCTAGGCTATTTTATTAAGTATTCAGTGGATAGAATAACTTACAATTCAGATGATCTCTCATGTTCTACAGAACACAGttgaaaatgtgttgatttgtTAGTTTATGAAACTTAAGCCCCATAATTTACGTAAAAATATTGACCAGAATATCAATATTGGGAAATGTCTTGAGATGGTATAAGATAAGCCTATGATTAATTTCACTGCtgaggcacaaaatgtttaaatctttttACAATTATGTACTGATACAAATAAACTAGAATGTTTTTTACTCAACTGAGCTGCTTTGACTTTACTCATGTTTGTGGCCTGGAAAGTGCCAGCCTGTTTTTCTGTGTTCCATGTATGGCTCCCGAAGTTGAAGGTGTGGGgcttgagcacccggacccaaTGTACAAAGTGGTAAGCAAGTACATAACGGATCTCTCTATTGGTTTGTGTCATATGGTATAagattaaatatataagaagggaTGCAAGAAGTCTAGTTTGCATGGAATGCAGTAAGGTCAGTACACTGGGACAGACTATCCAATTACCACAAAGACTTTAATGCAAGAAATCACAGATAAGAAgggttaaagaaaacaaaatattcatcAGATCAGAGttctcaaataaatataaataattgccTTCTGCTATTAAGTTCCGGTGTTCTACGAGTCTGTAATTTGCTTCTTGTCTTTGGGTGGAATGATTTTCACGTTGAAAGGTATAAAGTATTCCAGCAGTGCCTGGGTATTCTTGGAGTCTAAGTGGTAGTCTTCTGATATTTTCTTAGCAGTCCagatttctggagaatttttATGGTTGTTGAGAAGTGTCAGTGCCTCAAGCACAGAAATCTTTCCTTTAGGAATACTCTCTACATCCAGATCCATAAGGGACTCTCGATTCACAATGAGTTTTGGAAGTCTTAGCTCTTCTTGCGCAGATGCACTCTCTTTGGTTTGTACctatttaaatggttaaaaatatattaatatcacatttctttataaatgtaacaattgtTGGCTTAATGTTTTACCAAGCAAATACACTCAAGTTCCAGGGTTTTTCTCAAAACATTCAAGGCATGAGCTTGTTTTCTGAACTTACACAGCTACTTCAGGGCAGTTCATCAGAAGAACCGATCAGATTTTCAATGCACAGTTAAAAGGGGCATTTAACTGATATACTTACATAAATCCCTCTACATATTCCATAACATGCCATTTActaattttaggcacccccagtgattctaatgacttacctgatatcATGGGCTCTGTTAGTAGTAAATTGCAATGACTTGAGATACTTTCAGGGAGCACCATGGAGCTATCGTCTTCCTCCATCACGtggttgcacatgcgcagtatgtcgactttttcattctactgcacgtTGGCCAGGAGCCGTtcaggaaagaggcagaagaagaggatcgctctatgGTGCTTGCTGAGAAGTCATTATAATCACAATGATGTAGCTGCACTAATTCCTTTACACATTGTACAACATGCTGTTTATTACTCCAGGTTTCTTCTTTAACAGAAAAGCTAAAGCAAAGTAGAAGGAAATGATTAATCactcagatgggggggggggggtaggcatCTCCAGTGAGTATAaacacttacctgataccccagtcTGGTGCTGCCGTTCGTAGATAACTGCACTGTCctacaaagaagtaggctaaaatgctgcacattattttTTCGAAaactctgtaccagcccaaggcaaccccagccctttagcagtgaagatttgTGAATTCAAAGATGccccggtagctccccatcttatgttctgctgattcactgcacatgctctgtgctgctgtcacttaattaAATTTATGGGAGCAACAATATActgcacatatataatatacacacacatagcaTGGAGTTTATATTGGAAGAGAATTTTGTTCTGAAGTAtagttaaacaaaacaaaaaaaaaaaatctgttggctggagttaaaaaaaaaaaaaaaaaaaggcttaaatAACTTTACCTCAGAAGATGGGTCACTGGAGTCAACATAAACTTCTTTCAGCCTTGTCAGAAGCAGATTATCTTTGTTACGGATTTTATCTTCAATGTCTGGGTGatctgattaaaataaaaatgcaccccaaataaatattatacaagAAATCAGCAATAAAGGATTCCATTTGTTACATATGTAAACGATTGCCATTTAGGATCAGGAGAATTTTTTCCCCTCCTCTAGGCAGGAGGTCTTCAGATGGTTTTTTGCctacctctggatcaactggtaggcaattaaaaaaagaaaaaggttgaacttgatggaacaTGTGTTTTTTAAGCTTATTACTATATTcatatactaaaagctaattagTAAATTATCCATGGAATTACTAATAAAGGGGGCTTACGCTTTTATACGAGGGAGATTGTACCACAATTGATACTTGACTCAATCTGCAGCCAGGTAAGATTGCATAGGGACTAAAATGCTCTTTCCTGGCAATCAAAACAAGGCTGCAATTGGCCATAGAGCCCACAGTGGTGACGGGACACCCATCATAACCTTATCTGAATTATCTTATAGCACCAGCAATGAAAGCTTAATAGCGCCAGCTTTAGAACAGGAATGATCTACTAATAATAAACATAAGTTACTTTGCTAGATGCCTGAATAATTTCACACTAGAGAACAAACCCCTCGAGTCGTGACCTCTAACCAAtgaagaactacaattcccagcatgcatttCTCTCACACTTCAGGTAACATTGTCATACAGAGTGGAAGAGGACATTAACAGCAGCCCATCtagtaaatgtttatatatatatattatactcatAAAAAACCACAAAAGCAGTGAGAATGCCAATATTAGGCTGCTGTGAGTAAACATGTCCCCCCATTACTCACGTGTTTTGGTTGCCCTCAGTGCATCCTCTGTTTTCGGGTGGGAGGGTGCAGGCCTTGGCTTCTCCTTGCCAATAAGCCCATGAGCCCGATTTTCAAGGTTAAAGTTGCGTAGTGCTCGTGTTAAGTTTAGCCCCATGCTTGTTAATTagcacactcactgacacagCGTGCCTGGCTATGCTCCGTCAGAACATGAAACCAAACTGGCCTGACGATTTCCTGTCTGAAGCACGTAAGGCAGTCGGTAGGGGCGCGTTGCCAGTACTAAGGCTGAATGTACGGTGTCCATTGTAGGACAACTTCCGTCATTGCGCTACCTGCGTTCTCCCTTTATCAAAACTCCGCATCCCTAATGTTTCAACTTCCACAATGTGCTTTCCAATAACTTATCCCTCATCTATGGCATCACCTCCTGCTCCATACTTCATGCACTCCCTTTCATCCACTATACTCCATGCCTCCTTCTCTATACTCCAGCCGTCATTCATCTCAGTTGCGGAATCCAGAGCATTAACCCTCCTCCACAAAATCTCAACTATGTTCTATCCGTTTTCCTTAGCAGCTTTAACACTGAGTGTATTTCATCTGTGTTCCTCCGTTTTGCCTCTTGCATTATTTGGCTCCACCCCCAGCATGTAATAGCCAATGGGAACCCGCAGAGT
The genomic region above belongs to Xenopus laevis strain J_2021 chromosome 5L, Xenopus_laevis_v10.1, whole genome shotgun sequence and contains:
- the LOC121393720 gene encoding NADH dehydrogenase [ubiquinone] 1 alpha subcomplex assembly factor 4-like, which encodes MGLNLTRALRNFNLENRAHGLIGKEKPRPAPSHPKTEDALRATKTHHPDIEDKIRNKDNLLLTRLKEVYVDSSDPSSEVQTKESASAQEELRLPKLIVNRESLMDLDVESIPKGKISVLEALTLLNNHKNSPEIWTAKKISEDYHLDSKNTQALLEYFIPFNVKIIPPKDKKQITDS